The sequence ACCAAACAATGACAAATATCATTATCTTTGAAGACTATATACTACAATGAACATAGAAATAGATTAGACCATTGCATATATAGATTGACTACATCTACATTAAGACCCTAAAATAATCATAGGACAATTTTCATTAAGCAATACCTATATAaataaactagcacttgcacctcaatgaggtgcaatggttatgccGATAGCTAGATATACTTTGGTAATATAtcgaaaggtaaagaaaaaattgCCTGAACtgtaaattgattttcttaaaagtaattatttaaaaataaagttCAATTGATGATGGATGTGAGCAAAAACGAATAAGAAGAAATGAAACTTACTTTAAATAGGTATGTTATGCTAAATGGTTTTACAACATAATTTTTATTCACAATGCAAGAAGACAATTAACTGAAAAGGTCAATTGGATTAAATACACTAGCCATTGTTTGATGATATATCTTTTAATTCGATGTAACTTAATTTAAACTACATGAAAATTGTTCACTTGAAAGATTGGTTCCATTTATGTATTAGAAAAACTGGTGATAAGAAGTCACACACTTAACAATATATTACAAGTCTTGTCACCATCTTCCAAACATTTGTCATAAAATGTAATGTTTGAATATGAGATATCACCATAAAAGTATTTTTCTTGATGATGCAAGTTGACTTGGAGTTCTAATATTTTAGATTATAATGTTAATAATATTGGACAGTTGTGCCAGTGAGGTTCCAAGGCTTCACTGACCCTGACAAATCTTAAGAGGAAAATATAATTATTCAATGTCAGCCTACTAAAGGAAAAATATCTAGGATGAGAAGGGACCaattcttttcatttttcataattgttttaaaattatgataaaatatgttatttttttagtgacttctttaaaaataaaaaataaaatgggtAAAACCTTTTTACCTACTTTAGGTTTGAATTTTGTACAAGAAATATAAATGtaattgtttgatttgttttcggGGAGTGtaaattatcattttagcatatttttaatttctcattgcACATAAAAGGAACGATCTAGATAAGGGCAatgtagatattttgtaaaatcTAAATAAATATGTCACTTCCAGCTACTTCCTCTAAAATAGGGTTTCCAAGTTAAACTATTTTTCATATTTATCATAGATGTTATTGTTTTACTATTTTCATGATTGTCTCATCTTTGTTGTATGCAATTACATGACTATTTTATAAGACAACACCAATTTCAACACTCATTGCATTCAAAGCTCTGTTGATTTGAACTATAATCGATTTAGAAAAGCAAAAACATTTGTAATTTTCAGAATGCATTCAAATGTAAGAGATAACAAATTGTTACTCCTGGTTATTAGGTATAGACTTAATTGCTGTTGTTTGAAATGTTAAATCTTTGTTTGATGGATAGAATTCCATTACAATATACTAGGTGGGTAAGCCTAGTTATGTTGTATAAAAAGCCAACAGATCTTTTACCTTTTACTTCTTCACTTAACATAATTATCGATAGTCTATTTTTCTGTTTTTCAAAGAAAGCCATGCTAATAATCACAAAGATAAAAGACTTGATACCACCAAACAAATATCAGCGGAAAATTTTACAGTTGTAAATAGAAAAATCCAAATTAAGGGATGGTACAAATTGTAAAAATACATTATGATTGACCTATGAATTTTATCAAATAATGTGTTGGTCATCACAGAAacgtagatgatgatgatgatgatgatgatgatgatgatgatgatgatgatgatgaagaagaagaagaagaagaagaagaatacccTGTTGGTCATCACAGggtattcctttattttccagaACTTGCATTGTTTCCTTAAATACTCCATTCTTGTCCAAGGGTGCATGGTAAAATGGTACAGGGGAGAAACACGACGTGAGGAATTGAATTCCGGTGGGCTATGCCCACATataaaagagagaagaaaagaagCATCCGTAATGAACCACATGATTATCTCGTCGTTGGTTACCAATTAATTCGTTGGTGAAGTCGAAATCTTGTTAGTTGTATAACTTAAACAAACAGATTCTCTTTCCGTGCACTTCTTTTTCTTTTGGTTAGTTGAGATTAAAGAAGTCTTGGCTGCTAGCACTTAGCGCAATAATAGAAGAACACATTCGTTGTAAGCTGGTGGGCGTTCTCACTGTGtgacaaaaataatatataatattgctGGTATGCTGTCATTGTAGAGTAGAATACTCTTAACTAATTATATTCCTCAATGATCAGTGAGCACTATGCTCGGCATAGATTTCTTATATAGACCACCAGCGACGCTCAAACACATATCATAATCCAATCGATCATTTCGTGTAATTTAGTAGTTTCTGTTGAGTTGATCAGGATATGGCTTGTATTTTGTCAAAGCTAGTTGTTGTTCTTGTGATTTTAGCAGTCCATGCAGCATGTGATAGTTCTGGGCTGGACCCCAATTTCTACGTCAACAAATGTCCCACCGCTCTGGAGATTGTAAAATCGGGTGTAGAAAAGGCAGTGGCGAACGAGGCCCGCATGGCAGCATCTTTGCTTCGCCTGCATTTCCACGATTGTTTTGTTCAGGTAAATAATTACATATTACACAGTGACtgtgtgatgtgatgtgatgtgaggTTAATCAAGAGCATTGTGAATGTGCACTGAATGGTTGTTGAATTTTGACAGGGTTGTGACGGTTCGGTGTTGCTGGACGACAATGCCACATTCACAGGGGAGAAGACCGCAGTCCCAAACAACAATTCTCTCAGAGGATTTGAAGTCGTCGATGACATCAAAACTCAGTTGGAGAAGGCCTGCCCACTCACTGTCTCCTGTGCCGACATCCTCGCCATTGCAGCTCGGGACTCTGTAGTCCTGGTAAATACCATATATATTGTTTCGctatatgcatatatttatgttgtAAATGGTGCAGAGtagtgtaatatatatatatatatgtttaaaattgATGCAGAGTGGAGGGCAGTGGTGGACTGTACAACTGGGAAGACGGGACTCGAGAAGCGCTAGCTTGAGCGGAGCAAATCAAGATCTTCCAGCGCCCAACTCCACTTTGCAGACTCTTATCACTAAATTCAAACTTCAGGGCCTTAACCAGGTTGACTTGGTTGTACTTTCAGGTATATATGTATTCCTtaataactatttatttatttatctctgtTCTTACTCCTTTCGATTCGATATGACAGCGTTGAAAAATTATACTGAATACAGGTGGTCACACCATCGGCATGTCACGATGCGTGAGCTTCAGGCAGAGACTGTACGGTCTTAATGGAGATGCCAACCCACAGAATATCGATAATAATTACTTGGCCAATTTGAAATCGGGCTGCCCGAGTTCAGGCGGAGATAGTAATTTATCTCCCTTGGATGATGTCACCCCCACGAAATTTGACAACCACTATTTGAAGAATGTGCAGAGTTTAAAGGGGCTCTTGATTTCTGATCAGATCTTGTATACCAAAGGGCAGTCTACCAAGAATATCGTGGATTACTATGCTGGTGACGAGCTGTTGTTTATGAAACAGTTTGCAGAGTCGATGGTGAAGATGGGCAGCATTAAACCGCGAACTGGATCCCACGGGGAGATCAGACAGAACTGCCGCCGAATGAATTGATCAGTGCAAGGATTTGTCTCTCTATAGAATAGTATGCATGAAAATCTGATAGATTTGTATCAAGTGCTGCATTGTTTTGGAGAATTAGATCATGTGAAACTGAGATTCTTCAGATTTAATAAAATATTGCCGGAACTGTTTTGTGTGTTTCGAAATTGAGATTCGAAATAGAACTCTTGAGCCCATGTAGTAGTATATCCGTATGTTTAACTCGTCATTGTCAATCGATCTTGCTTTCCGTACATCTGTGTATCACGTTAAAcagatattgtcaatctacaaatGCTCGATAAAATAATTCAAATGTACCACACATATCTCACGTATCTTTTATTAATTTCAGTAACAAAATGATTACAACAGGGTGCACATATCTAAAAATTGGTGCCATGTCGATCATCAAAAACAAGTATAATCTTCGAAATTGTGAAAGATAGAACTGTTTTCGAGCGCTCAATGATTACACTCAATTTATAGAGAGATGATGTGATTGTGGTTTATGGATTGGATATGTcattttgattggattggattggatgagGCTTATATATTAGATATTTTGTACTAATGTTTAAATACCTCTATAGGTATGGAtgattatatatataaacatttatttTGGTTGCAAGTCAATAAGATTTCTTATTTGGTTACAATGGAAGAATTATTTTTTATCACTAAGTTTTGATGCTTGTGTTCTTTATGTTGGTGAATTTTCAACTTGTCTTGTTTCTATTTTTCTATAGATAGAATCTTGGAGGATAAGATGATATCTTTCTTGGTATGGTTGTCACTATGGGATGTTATTGTAGATATCTTGGTGAAGTACAAGAGTATGCTGGAGATTTGTATGGTTTTAGGAATAGCTATAATGATGTATTTCATCGATTGATCCTTACGTAATGTATACAATAACTAGGGGAATTTCAGTGAAAGGATGTTGCACACCTTTTatgtaaaataaaatgttttaatcatataaaacaaatatttatttatggTGCATCTTTGGGAGTTATGTTTAGCCATTCCGATATTTATGTGGGTACTTGTTAAGTTGTATGTAAAATTGGTTAAATATTTTTTGTGTAGTTTGAAcattggaaaaaaattaaaatgtaaatGATAGGTTCAATTATTTTGTGCACTCATGGTTTTGAAGCACATGGTTTTGCCAATATCACAACTTGTATTTATGTGAGCTTGACTCTATAAAAGCAAGTACATGTTTGGTCTAGTTGGGACTGGATGGTTGGTTATTTGGGATGGATACTATTTGTATTAATCTCTCTTATAAAGGGCATATGTGAAGCgtgacatgggatgtgtggttgCATAGTTACCCATTTTTCTTGCACAAATGGAGGATACATTGTAGGAGAttaatgtttaaaataattcatctGGAGAGTTAGCAAGTGTATTAAAAAATTTCAttgttaaataatatattgagtATAGATGGTTTTAAAGGTTGGATTTTTCTCTTTAAAGGGCTACCTTAGGGTATATTTTGTGTAATTTTCTCATATGTATTTGATCTCTACATTATGATTATTTTGAAAGCTTGTatacatttttttttcttataGAGTTATTTAGGAAATGGTTTGATCAATATGGTAAAGATTGAATAAAGttagaaaaatataataaatatgtgtaaataaaaattgatataattattatgaaaataatcaaaattaacataaGAATTGAGTATATATTACTACATAATTCTATTCAAATATTATATAAAAacaaacttaaaaataaataaaattaatatgaatatacaaattttattaaaaatattaaataataacatcaATTCATTAATCCCCTTTTATATGTTCATAAAAAACTCCTATTATCTTTTAAAAGGAATTTTGTATTGCCATATCTAAATATTTTAACATAattttaaaacaataatattttacaATCTTTCAATAATAACTAAAGATATATGTATATACTACTTTATGATTTTTCTATAGTTTGTCATTTCATCATTTTAGAAGATGTGAAATTTAATTTTAAAGTTTATAttttttttggagagttttatatcaaaaatatataattttttaatcatttgagaGTGAAGTTCTATGttgatgtttttttattgttttttaaaacTATAAAATCAATATATATTCTTAATATTATCATCAAATTTTTTATAGTATAAATATATTCTTGTCAAATTGATTGAAAATTAGCTAATTTTATTTAATAGTCCtttctaaaaaatttaaaattttttattttattttatgatgaaTTTATTCTTTTAAACACAATATAATAAAGAAGAGTaactatataatatttttaaaaattgtttgaATAACCTTTAGGAGCAAAATAATCAATTGAATCCTATCTAGTAAGATAGCCTTCTTTTTAGGAGGGTTATTATGAGGGTTAAACATGTAGCAAAGAAAATACAACTTTAAACAGAAAAAACTTGTTTGAATTAAGCCAATTATAAGCACCACCATGTCTATGAGAAGAAAGTAAAGGCAACTTAAAATAATAAGACCAAACATCACGATTAGTATCATTTTTGAAAATCGGAAACTAGAACTACAATAAACATAGAAATGAGATTAAAGTGTCGCATTTGATAGATTGGCTGCATCTAAATGAAGACCTTAAAAAAATCATAGCACATTTTTCATTAAACAATACCTACATAAATAAAGGATGCAGCTAATCTGGCTCCAAAACAACTaactaaccttcatgttatacacACAATCAAAAAATGAAAGATGTAGCTAGTTTTGCGAGCATGATCGAGATCTATAATTTTCGACTTATCCTCATAATTGATTACCACCTAATCCGTTGGTGAAGTCGAAATCTGATTAGTTGTATAACTTAACAAACAGATTCTCTTTCCGTgcacttttttatttattttttaatttaaatgag is a genomic window of Cryptomeria japonica chromosome 7, Sugi_1.0, whole genome shotgun sequence containing:
- the LOC131028917 gene encoding peroxidase 49 encodes the protein MACILSKLVVVLVILAVHAACDSSGLDPNFYVNKCPTALEIVKSGVEKAVANEARMAASLLRLHFHDCFVQGCDGSVLLDDNATFTGEKTAVPNNNSLRGFEVVDDIKTQLEKACPLTVSCADILAIAARDSVVLSGGQWWTVQLGRRDSRSASLSGANQDLPAPNSTLQTLITKFKLQGLNQVDLVVLSGGHTIGMSRCVSFRQRLYGLNGDANPQNIDNNYLANLKSGCPSSGGDSNLSPLDDVTPTKFDNHYLKNVQSLKGLLISDQILYTKGQSTKNIVDYYAGDELLFMKQFAESMVKMGSIKPRTGSHGEIRQNCRRMN